The Watersipora subatra chromosome 7, tzWatSuba1.1, whole genome shotgun sequence genomic interval ACTTAtaagtgatgtttgggagcgttttAGGGCTACACTTCCTGTAATGAAAATAAACCGAGATCGTGTTCAATAATCACTGACAGTCAAAAACTTTGAAGTGGATTTGCTGTCAGTGTATCGTGGGATTTTATAGCTGTTTACATAAATTACCTGTCAGTCTATGAATGCTGAGCCAGATGCTTCGAACCgaaactagtgaagttttgtttgttcgtgttgatttatggacaaataattaggcagttagtaatcctacttacgcAATCATCTTCGCCTCGTCAACGTCACTTACAGTGATAAATGGTAGCCTCGTCTGTCGCTTTTCAGTTATCCTTGTCGTCAGGCCGTCAAAACTGTCATAAAACATGGCAGGACCTTTTTCAGTAATCATCAAATTTAGCCTGTGTTCCAGCGCTATTGCAGTTTGATGGCTGTGGGCCCTTACACTACCTTAGTTATGGTCTGATCTATATTTAGTGATGTAAAAATTTAGAAAGCTAGACAATGATATACAGGTAGCTGCCGACTTGCGACCAGAGTGGCATACGTCCCCTCGACTTTACGACCACATCCGCGGGAAGGTCAGGCAGTTTAGTGCGATGTGCAGCATAAGCTCTTTTTCGTTGTTTCCCGTTAAGctttttcgttttttttttcgTTGGGACAAATTTTTCGTGCCACCTGATATTAAccataatttttatcaaaattacaatttggcgatttgtgtactgattatatccGTTATTAAAACATACGCTGCTTGCCAAGGCAAGTTCAGTATTATCTGTAATGGTAAAAACGGATCCGCAAACAGATAAATTATCAAATcttagttaaaagtttaaagttttctaaaacacataataaaacttccttcaagtatgtctTGAAAAAGTTAAGGTAAGCTGAATGCCTTGGTTAACTAAATTCGTTGAAGTTACATTAGAATCGTCAGAATATACACAATCAACTTACTGCTGAATCAGAACAAAATGCAGTCTTAAGTCGGCGACTACCTGTAGCCTCATTCAAGCTCTCTTACAAAGAAGTTAGCATACATCTCAAGCTGCTGGTTGCATtgcatttgtaacattttactctgtctaacataaataaaaagtttattgTTAATACTTCTGGACAGGTGACAGAAGAGAGGTACACTTTAATCAACTACTAATAATATTTGTTTGCGAATTATTGTTATAAACTTAAGTTTTACTgtataattgttatataaaattgtattattttactaattaattttattcgTGAGCTTGCATTATCACATACTTGAGCCTTTTATGATACTGTAGTTTCATGGTCTGGTTAACAGGAGGTTGACTACTAtcagtcaataaataaaattataattccCTCTACCATCTCAACACCAGTTGGAATCTTCGCTGCATTACTATAACTGGAAGAGGCGTTACATTCAATGTATTATATCGGATGTGTGCATACATGCAGTTGTACATATAGCCTCCATCAAACAAAAAACATTCAAATATGGAGTTTCGAGTTTTTCCTACATAGAATActaaattttcatattttttataataaaaataattattacgcAATATCGAAAACATTAGCTATTTGCTCATTGTGCACATGCATGTACCACATAGAGGTAAAACATTTAACTAACATAAATATGGGTTTTAAAGGTTGTACAGAATATTGTGTGGTGAACACTCTACCCTAGTCTTGAAACATTAGTGCCAGCATCTTTTCTTCTTTCATTctgctatatataataatatatataatatatataataatatatataataatatatataataatatatataataatatatataatagtatatataataatatatataataatatatataataatatatataataatatatatataatgaaaaagTATTCGTTTTATTCCAACAAAACAACTCAATAGGACATCTAAGtgtaaataaaaattctgaagaCTGTAGATATACTCTAATAACTTGTGTTAAGAAAGAGAAGAAATTAAATGAGTTTGTTAAACTTTTGGTTTTTCTCTAATCTTTGTTTTATATCTCATGAAGTTATTTGTAACAACTTTTCAGAAAATTATCTGTATGTAGTATGTGGGTGatatgtaggcctacattatATGCAAAAGTTTGTGGTTAATAAGCAAATAGTGTTCACTTAAATTATTGTGAATGAAGGTTATACAAACAGGGTTGTGACAATACTAAACACAGTCATAACTGAGACTTGTTAAGTACACTATGATGCCCAGATGTAAAATGGGTATCAGTATAGCTGCATTAACAGTCCATTAGCAGTAGTAAGCAAGTCACAGCCATGCACTATGCAGTATATTTGCATTGCTTTTTTGCATTGACAAAAAAGATTACCATAATTCCTCCACAACTGTCAAGAGTATAAATTGGAATTAAAACACATCCTTTCAAACACCTATAGTAGTAGTGTATCCAAATAGTGTATTTCTTACTCGTAGCAAATCCAAAAGCAACTGAAATTGTCAACACTGAGCTTAAAAAGGAGAGATAGGGAAATCTTAGAATAAAAGCATGTGTAGGTTATTCATCAGTTTTTATGGATCTCAGATCAACAAGTCTCACTGATGTGTAATTTGACTTTCATTCTGTGTGTAAATAGTTCATGATGTCTTGTCACTTTATATTTGAATAATCACCAAAAAGCGTAAATTTTCTTAATTAGTTGAGAAATTAACTGATTATCAATTTAATATTTCGTAATTTTAATGATCACAATTCTATTGGCAAACAATTTAGTATTAGCATAAATATTAGCAGTGCCCTACTCCAGTAATACTGTTCAACTAGCAATAGCATTGTTCAACTCGCAGTAGCATTGTTCAACTAGCAGTAGCATTGTTCAATTCGCAGTAACATTGTTCAACTCGCAGTAGCATTGTTCAACTCGCAGTAGCATTGTTCAACTAGCAGTAGCATTGTTCAACTCGCAGTAGCATTGTTCAACTCACAGTAGCATTGTTCAACTAGCAGTAGCATTGTTCAACTTGCATTAGCATTGTTCAAATCGCAGCAGCAATGTTGAAATCGCAGTAGCATTGTTCAACTAACAGTAGCATTCTTCAACTCACAGTAGTTTTGTTCAACTCgcaatagcattgtttaactTGCAGTAGCACTGTTCAACTCGCAGTAGCATTGTTCAACTATCAGTAGCATTGTTCAACTCGCAGTAGCATTGTTCAACTCGCAGTAGCATTGTTTGACTTGCAATAGCATTGTTCAATTTGCAGTAGCACTGTTCAACTCGCAGAAGCACTGTTCAACTTGCAGTAGCATCATTCAACTCGCAGTAGCATTGTTCAACTCGCAGTAGCATTGTTCAACTAACAGTAGCATCATTCAACTCGCAGTAGCATTGTTCAACTCGCAGTAGCATTGTTCAACTAACAGTAGCATTGTTCAACTCACAGTAGCATTGTTTAACTTGCAGTAGCATTGTTCAAGCTTGTCAAGTAAGAGATGGCAGAGAACCTTGAGAAAATTTGTATGCAAAAAGTAATATTCTAGCTTCTAGTCGAAAGGTGTAACCTATTTAGCCTGTGTTCCTATCCACAAAGGAAATTTATACAAAAGAGTAAAACTTAACTAGTTGATAAACAGAACAGCTACATTCTCATCATTAGTAGTAGAACAAGTTGCAAATGTATATTCTAAAACAATGGCAAAGATAGGTTGaaattaaagtatatatatttaggttAAGTTCTGTGTTTGCTAACATAAAGTATGTGagcagaaaaaaaaattataaagtaTTATTGAGAGTTAGCAATAACCATAATAACCTATTTATTTACTGCTAACAAAGCTATGTATTACCACGTCTGTTTATAGTTTTTCTCTTCAAAATTATTTGAAGAGAAAAACTAAAGAATAGCTACATTATCATCATCAATAGAAGAACAGGTTGCAAGTGTACATTCTAAAACAATGGCAAAGATCAACTGagattaaagtatatatatatttagtttagGTTTTTAGTTTGCTAACATAAAGTATGTGAGCAGAGAAAAGAATTAGAAAGTATTATTGAAAGTTAGTAATAACCATTATAACTTATTTACTGGTAACAAAAGCTATACATTACCACGTATGTTTATAGTTTttcttttcaaaattatttgCTGCAGTGAAAAGTAAATTATAATGTTGCGactaaaattatttagtaagcAGCTAAATTCACAGCCAAAAGGATAATGATGCATATGACACCAATGACTGTGCTCAAAACGTTTAGTATAAATGCAGCTCGGCTGTAGCTCCTGGCTCTCTCAATGTTTCCTGCAAACAAATAAAGAGCATCAAGTAAGTTGGAAAAGAAtgaaaaagcaaaattaaaaaatgtgaaACAAATGTATTGAGAACGATTTGTCTCTATAGATAAATTTCAGTATTTGTCACTTGCTGTTTGTCCGTCTGTTGTCTGTATGTCCAGTTAGGGTGTTAAAGCTTTACGAACAGAAAAAGCACTTTCACTGAAATTTAACTCAGATTATCCAGTTCTGCAGATAGGGTTGCCATTCGTTATGGCACATGGCAtgcttgccatactatggaattgttctgcacataattattacatgtGTCAATTTTGATTTGCGATCAGTCAAAATAGGCAGGCCTCATGGTTCAGTTAGCTCTCTTAAACTCTTAGCAGGAAAATCCATGCTCAAGCGTCCCAAAATACTGTAAATGTTAGTATATATAGCATGAACTTAATTGAATTTATAGAAATACACACAGAgaacacacagaaataaacaaacgcccttatttaaaagttagaacagTGTACATTGTAaatgtacaataaaaataaattttctaacacACAAAGAAATGTTTCATTTTGCAACGCAGGGCATCCAGTAGTTTCCAGATAAAAGTAAACTTAAACAAAATGTTAGCAGGTCCTATCAGGTTTGATCAGGTAAATTGTCAGTATCACCCTGCTAATTGGGTAAGTTGCCCGTATGACCCTGCTAATTGGGTACGTTGCCCTTACCACCCTGCTAGTCGGGTAGGTTGCCAGTACTACCCTGCTAACCTAGTAGTGTAAGCAATCTACTACTTACACTACTAGGTTAAGTAGTGTAAGTAGTAGATGAATACTACTTACACTACTTAACCTAGTGTAGTGAAGTAGTGTAAGTAGGTGATACGAAATATGATGAAATAAGGAAACTTCAAAATGAGAATTAAAACCCTCATGACAGCTCATGCAGAAAGCAATAATGGGCACACCTAACGAGATGATGAGCCGCGATGCATTAAACAGGAGATTACGTCTCAGAGATTAACTATGAAGATTGTTTATATTGGTCAAGGGCTGGAACTGATATGCTTCTAATGGCATTGTGAAGCttagttaaaaaacttttacaacttTCTTGTCTTATTAGTAGTTATTTCACTTAAAGTACTAAAAAGTGACTAAACAAGGTACAAAACCACATAACTTACAGTATAGCAACAAAAAGAGACTTACGGTGTCATTGTTTTTTTAAGATTTGTGGTGACAGACTAGTTTATACTTACCACGACCGGTTTCCTGTGAGACCATAGCCGACATGATAATTGCTATCAGGCCTAGAATCCAACAGCAGCACAAACAATTGATAATTGACCAGGCCCAGTAAGGGTTGACATACTCCATTGTAGCAGGTGTAACCTGGTGAACCACTTGGTAAGATGGTTGGGGAGGCTGTCCACCAGCTGGGTATTGAGCATACTGAGGAGCATAGGGCTGTGTTGGCTTCTCAGGATGCTGGGCTTGTTGTACCGGGTAAGGGGTGGCTGGTTGTCCTGGGTAGAAATTAGGTTGATTTCGAGTGTGTTGTTCAGGGTATTGAGGAGGTCGTTGTCCATGATATGGAGGTGCCTGTTGGTTTGGGTAAGAAGAACCTGGCTGTTCCTGGAATGGGGTAGCATTTTGGACAGGGTATGGAGTGCCTTGTTGTTCAGGGTATGAAGAAACCGGCTGTTCCGGGTATGGAGCCCCTTGCTGTTCAGGGTGTTGAGCTCCTTGTTGTCCAGGGTATGGAGTGCCTTGTTGTTCAGGGTATGAAGAAACCGGCTGTTCCGGGTATGAAGCTCCTTGCTGTTCAGGGTATTGAGGTCCTTGTTGTCCAGTGTGTGGAGTGCCTTGCTGTTCAGGGTATGGAGCCTCAGGTTGTCCAGTATAGGGAGACTGTTGAGCTGCATAGGCTTCAGACTGTTCATAGTTTGGTGGTTGAGAAACTTGATTAAAAGCTTCATTTTGTTGAAAAtctacaaatacatgtatatggctaACAAAATCATTTTTCAGGGTTTACGATGTCACTGCAACAGGCAGCCTTTACCTAACTCTGTTTACGCACCCATGATGCAGGATATATTAAGGCTTGTCCTAAAACtcattaaaactaaaatagaactatttcaaacaaaaatctgATGCCTCAATCCTGATAATGAAATATTGGCAGATGTCATAAGAGTAGTTGACAGTAATTCAGACAATGATGTAAATAATTTGTCTGTACCTCTTGGAGCTTTTCCATAGTCTTTTGGGTTAGCCATTATTCCACTGATATTTTTTGATGCTAAGTCAAACTATCCCTGGTATAAGCTTTACTAAAGTAGAGAAGGTACCCTTCTGTTACCAGTAACAATATGAAAGCTCCGCCTTCTTATGGCCATTTTCACTGAAAGGTCTGGTAAATATTAGTACATGACCTTAAGTTTGTTTACTGAAAGAAAATAAAGATCCTAACAAGTTAAAGTTCACCTATATAAGCAGTATTTTCTCTCTGTAATCACTCAACAAAATATATTAGGATTATTTAACCAACATTATGTATCACCCTTGACTACGCCTTTCCTTATTATTCTAAACCAAGTCACAACATAGCTtgttatttaatagaaacatagACAAACAACAGATCTATACCTTGAGTGTCCTGGTTCTTACTTTATCTGTCAGCAGTGGTGTGTGGATGTTAAAAAGGAGCTCATACAGACagagtaaattttatcagaaattatcagtattttctatcatttgttattgtttttgatgtttgaagtgatctaaTGGTCaggatttttcattatttaaaatctTCAACATTTGATCACGGgtgaaacactcagaaaaaaaacacattcgaaatgacatcattagttgctatcgttgctatagttggtatcggcttttgtgttcaagttgcagcgttaggcgtctctattctgtcgaaTTTTGTTGCCACTATAGGTGCCATAATCACAGTTTCATTTGATCCGACTGTATAACCGCcatcaaattttgtcgattttaattttgaaacatcctgtcaatctgatcacttcaaacatcaaagcCAATCgcaaatagtaaaaaaatatcaatattttctgataaaatcagcTGACAGCTGCTAGACTTTTacgcaagtttatttttaaaaagtaggtatccaaagtttaaaaacttcaaaataagAAGAACGTAATTTAAATAAGCCCTATAGTGGTCGCTCTTTCTCACTACGTAAATATTCTGTACAGAAAATGGTTACGTTATAGTAGCATCTACTGTAGCAGTGTCTATCCATAGTCATCAAATTTAGCCTGCGTGCCAGCAGTATTGCAGCTTGACGGTTGTGCATCCTCACATTAGCCTAGTTATGGTATGATCCCTATTTAGTGATGTAACAGTTAAGAAAGATGATATACAGGTAGTCGTCAACTTACGATCTATCCGAAATACGTCTACCCGAATTTACAACTATGTCTGTGGGAAGATCAGGCAGTTCAGTGTTAGGTAGCCTGttttgacaagctgttgtttatgcgtagttgtccccccgtcgagcggcgagcaacaacagcttgtcacaagacgtactgcacctgatgcatcagctgcacttataaggagttattctcttccgtctacgccgCTTGgtcgcgatgttatgtcggtcgctccatcggtaatcataacgaattttgcgcaaaaatttatatagaaaaaataagattataacgtttaaccagcgaccagtctctgcggtaaactttagtagaacttgagaacttaggcaacaacagcgactaaacatgtcgttatttgtgcgcacagtcagttttatttctatttttgtatcagtcagttttatttgttccaatggattttattttaagtttattttattcttaagttctgctaaagtttatcacaaaaactggtctttggttaaacgttgtaatcttgtttttttctacataaatttttgcgtgaaatccgttacgattaccaatggagcggccgacataacatcgcagctgAGCCGCgtagatggaagagaacaactccctataagtgcagctgatgcatcaggtgcagtacgtcttgtgacaagctgttgttgctcgccgctcgatggggggacaactacgcatagacaacagcttgtcaagacaggctaagtgTTAGGCAAAGCGTAGGCTGTTTTTCGTTTATTTCATTAACTTTTTTCGTTATATTTTCGTTGGAGCGAATTTCTTTTGCCACACgatattgacaataatttttATCAGACTTacaatttggcgatttgtgtactgattgtcaaatcagtacaaaaatcacCAAATTGACATTGTGTACGCTGTATATGTCTTAACATATGTTATTAAGGCATATACACGTTGCTTGACATGGTGAGCTCAgcgttatccgttatggtaaaaaggggttcgcaaacagataaatgataaaatcctaatttgaagtttactaatatacatattaaaacttccttcaagtatgtgtttagtaagctaaactcacTGAAGTTATATCAGAATCGACAGAATATACAGAATCGACTTACGTCCAAATCGATCTCTGACAGGCCGGAAAAAAATGTGGTCGTAAGTCGACAATTACCTGTAGCCTCATTCAAGCTCTCTTACAAAGAGATTAGCATACTTTTCAAGCTGCTGGTCTTACTCTTtgcatttgtaacattttactctgcctaacataaataaaaaaagtttttattaactctCCTGGACAAGTGACAGAGGTACGCTCTAATCAACCCTTGATACAAtttgttttgctaatttttgttataaactTAAGTTGTTACTGTTTAATtagtataaaaaattttattgttttatcaattaattttattcttgaCTCTGCATTATTGCATACTTGAGCTTTTTTGGTATTGTAGTTTCACGGCCTGGTTAACAGGAGGTTCACTGCTACAAACTATCATCCAATAAATGAAATTATAACCTTCGCTGCATTATTATAACTGGGAGAGGCATTACATCTACTGTAGGCCTACTATATCGGATGTGTGCTTACATACAGAACAAATAGCCTCCATCAAATAGAAAACATTCAAATATGGAATTTCGATTGTTTGCTAATTGCGATTTTCGTTTTTTTCTAATCTTAGTTATATGTCTCATGAAATGATTTATAGCAACTTTTCATAAaattatatgtatgtaatatgaagGTGATAAGtacaaaatatgcaaaattttaTGGTTTATATGCAAATATTATTTATCCAAGTTGTTGTGACTGAAGGTTATACAAAAAGGGTTGCGAAATTACCAAAAACAATCATAACCAAAAATTGATAAGTACGCAATGGTGCCCAGATGTGAAATGGGTATCAATATACCTGCATTAGCAGTCCATTAGCAGTAGTGAGCGAGTCACAGTCATGCACTATGCAGTATATTTGCATTGCGTACTTTTGCTACTGCGCCGTTTGCAGTAGCAAAAGTATTCAACCAAATGTACAACTTCAAAGACCAACGTTCAACTTCTAACAGAAGTATCAGCAGCGCCGAAAATGGAATCTGACCTTCATTTGCTCTCTGAAACTGTGGTCATTTCCTGTCAACAAGTCTTTTTGCAAATCAGCTGCAACATATTTGGTAAAGATTACAAGCAATTGTTTGTGATCTTTAAAAACACACAGCCTCTGATTGGAGCAAGCTAAGCAGATGTCAAATACTAATCTTTGGAGGACTTTACTAGAAAGCTAATGAACTTTCAAGCCACCATTGTGACTAACAAAGCCACCGAACTACGGAAATTTCAAAACTGAATTGTGACAATACAAACTAAAGACTATTGAAATCATAATATACATGCAACACTAAAAGAGCTCAGCTGTCAttgcttttttttattttttggtgTTTCAAGTTTGTTGAGACTAGCCAATATCACATGTAGCAAAATCAAATGtacttttagtaaaataataagcattcatttatttttaagtgtgAGTAATGGCTCTTTCAAACAGTATTATagtttcaaatgttttttt includes:
- the LOC137399471 gene encoding calcium-binding protein P-like; its protein translation is MANPKDYGKAPRDFQQNEAFNQVSQPPNYEQSEAYAAQQSPYTGQPEAPYPEQQGTPHTGQQGPQYPEQQGASYPEQPVSSYPEQQGTPYPGQQGAQHPEQQGAPYPEQPVSSYPEQQGTPYPVQNATPFQEQPGSSYPNQQAPPYHGQRPPQYPEQHTRNQPNFYPGQPATPYPVQQAQHPEKPTQPYAPQYAQYPAGGQPPQPSYQVVHQVTPATMEYVNPYWAWSIINCLCCCWILGLIAIIMSAMVSQETGRGNIERARSYSRAAFILNVLSTVIGVICIIILLAVNLAAY